A stretch of Streptococcus sp. oral taxon 061 DNA encodes these proteins:
- the glgB gene encoding 1,4-alpha-glucan branching protein GlgB: protein MDTLEALRTFTTGENFHLQHYLGAHREEKDGEWGYTFRVWAPNAQAVHLVGDFTNWVENQIPMVRNESGVWEVFTTFAQEGQIYKYHITRANGHQLMKIDPLAVRYEARPGTGAVLTEIPEKKWKDGLWLARRKRLGFFERPVNIYEAHAGSWKRNPDGTPYSFAQLKEELIPYLVEMNYTHIEFMPLMAHPLGLSWGYQLMGYFGLEHSYGRPEEFQDFVEECHLNNIGVIVDWVPGHFTINDDALAYYDGTPTFEYQDHNKAHNYGWGALNFDLGKNEVQSFLISSIKFWIDFYHLDGIRVDAVSNILYLDYDNAPWTPNKDGGNLNYEGYYFLQRLNTVIKLAHPDVMMIAEESSSGTKITGMKEMGGLGFDYKWNMGWMNDILRFYEEDPIYRKYDFNLVTFSFMYIFNENYLLPFSHDEVVHGKKSMMHKMWGDRYNQFAGLRNLYTYQICHPGKKLLFMGSEFGQFLEWKSEEQLEWSNLEDPMNAKMKYFTSQLNQLYKDHRCLWEIDTSYDGIEIIDADNRDQSVLSFIRKGKKGEMLVCVFNMAPVERPDFTIGLPVAGIYEEIWNTELEQWGGVWKEHNQTVQTQEGLWKDYEQTLTFTLPAMGASIWKIKRRLKPAKKESNKSQKGVENEE, encoded by the coding sequence ATGGATACATTAGAAGCTTTAAGAACTTTTACAACAGGCGAAAATTTCCATCTTCAGCACTATTTGGGCGCACATCGTGAGGAGAAAGACGGGGAATGGGGTTACACATTCCGAGTTTGGGCTCCAAATGCGCAGGCTGTTCATCTAGTCGGTGATTTCACGAATTGGGTTGAAAATCAAATCCCTATGGTTCGGAATGAATCTGGAGTTTGGGAAGTTTTTACAACTTTTGCCCAAGAAGGTCAGATTTATAAATATCATATCACACGGGCTAACGGTCATCAGCTTATGAAGATTGATCCTTTAGCTGTTCGCTATGAAGCACGTCCAGGAACAGGGGCTGTTCTAACAGAAATTCCAGAAAAGAAATGGAAGGATGGACTTTGGTTAGCTCGTAGAAAACGTTTGGGATTCTTCGAAAGACCAGTTAATATTTACGAAGCACACGCTGGTTCGTGGAAACGAAATCCAGATGGAACTCCATATAGTTTTGCTCAATTAAAAGAAGAGTTGATTCCTTACTTAGTTGAAATGAACTACACTCATATTGAGTTTATGCCTTTGATGGCTCACCCGCTAGGTTTGAGTTGGGGCTATCAACTGATGGGATATTTCGGTTTAGAGCATTCTTACGGAAGACCAGAAGAGTTTCAGGACTTTGTCGAGGAGTGTCACTTAAACAATATCGGTGTTATAGTGGACTGGGTTCCAGGTCACTTCACAATCAATGATGATGCCTTAGCCTACTATGATGGAACTCCGACATTTGAATATCAAGACCATAACAAAGCTCATAACTATGGTTGGGGGGCATTAAACTTCGACTTAGGGAAAAACGAAGTACAATCTTTCCTAATTTCTAGCATTAAGTTCTGGATTGATTTTTATCATTTAGATGGTATCCGTGTAGATGCCGTAAGTAATATCCTTTATCTTGATTATGATAATGCACCTTGGACACCAAATAAAGACGGTGGCAATCTTAACTACGAAGGTTATTATTTCCTTCAGCGTTTAAATACTGTTATTAAGCTAGCTCACCCTGATGTCATGATGATTGCAGAAGAATCTTCTTCTGGTACTAAGATTACTGGGATGAAGGAGATGGGCGGTCTTGGTTTTGACTACAAGTGGAACATGGGATGGATGAATGATATCTTACGTTTCTACGAGGAAGATCCAATTTACCGCAAGTATGACTTTAACCTTGTTACCTTCAGCTTTATGTACATCTTTAATGAAAATTACCTCTTGCCATTCTCACACGATGAAGTTGTCCATGGTAAGAAGAGTATGATGCATAAGATGTGGGGAGACCGTTACAATCAATTTGCTGGCCTGAGAAATCTCTACACTTATCAAATCTGTCACCCTGGTAAGAAATTACTATTTATGGGTAGTGAATTTGGTCAATTCTTAGAGTGGAAATCAGAAGAGCAATTAGAATGGTCAAATCTCGAAGATCCAATGAATGCCAAGATGAAATACTTCACATCTCAGTTGAATCAGCTTTATAAAGATCACCGTTGTCTTTGGGAAATTGATACAAGTTATGATGGAATTGAAATCATCGATGCTGATAATAGAGATCAAAGTGTTCTATCCTTTATTCGTAAGGGTAAAAAAGGCGAGATGCTAGTCTGTGTCTTTAACATGGCACCGGTTGAACGTCCTGATTTTACAATTGGATTACCAGTTGCAGGTATTTACGAAGAAATCTGGAATACAGAGTTGGAACAATGGGGAGGTGTTTGGAAAGAACACAACCAAACTGTTCAAACTCAAGAAGGGTTATGGAAGGATTATGAACAGACTTTGACCTTTACTTTGCCAGCTATGGGGGCAAGTATCTGGAAAATCAAACGTCGCTTGAAACCCGCTAAAAAAGAATCAAATAAATCTCAAAAAGGAGTAGAAAATGAAGAATGA
- the glgA gene encoding glycogen synthase GlgA, translating to MKILFVAAEGAPFSKTGGLGDVIGALPKSLVKAGHEVAVILPYYDMVEAKFGDQIEDVLQFEVYVGWRRQFCGIKKTVLNGVTFYFIDNQYYFFRGHVYGDFDDGERFAFFQLAALEAMERIGFIPDVLHAHDYHTAMIPFLLKEKYRWIQAYQNIKTILTIHNLEFQGQFSEGMLWDLFRVGFERYADGTVRWNDCLNWMKAGILYADRVSTVSPSYAHEIMTPEFGCGLDQILRMESGKVSGIVNGIDTDLYNPETDPLLDYHFNKSDLSGKAQNKAKLQEKVGLPVRPDVPMIGIVSRLTRQKGFDVVVEGLHRMLQEDVQIVLLGTGDPGFEQAFSWFGQVFPDKLSANITFDVKLAQEIYAACDIFLMPSRFEPCGLSQMMAMRYGTLPLVHEVGGLRDTVQPFNPIEGTGTGFSFDNLTSYWLNWALQTALDVYYNHPDVWKRLQVQAMECDFSWDTACQSYLDLYHSLAN from the coding sequence ATGAAAATTTTATTTGTAGCAGCCGAAGGAGCCCCTTTCTCTAAAACAGGTGGCTTGGGAGATGTTATCGGGGCTCTTCCAAAATCATTAGTTAAAGCTGGTCATGAAGTTGCTGTTATCTTGCCATACTATGACATGGTGGAAGCCAAGTTTGGTGATCAAATTGAAGATGTTCTTCAATTTGAAGTATACGTTGGTTGGCGTAGACAATTTTGTGGTATTAAGAAGACTGTTTTAAACGGTGTTACTTTCTACTTTATTGACAATCAATATTATTTCTTCCGTGGTCACGTTTACGGTGATTTCGATGATGGTGAGCGCTTTGCCTTCTTCCAACTTGCAGCCCTAGAAGCTATGGAGCGAATTGGATTCATCCCTGACGTTCTCCATGCTCATGATTACCATACAGCAATGATTCCTTTCTTGTTGAAGGAAAAATACAGATGGATTCAAGCTTACCAGAATATTAAAACCATCTTAACCATCCATAATTTGGAATTCCAAGGTCAGTTCTCCGAGGGTATGCTTTGGGATTTGTTCCGAGTTGGTTTTGAGCGTTATGCGGATGGTACAGTTCGTTGGAATGATTGCCTTAACTGGATGAAGGCTGGTATCCTCTATGCAGATCGTGTATCTACTGTATCACCAAGTTATGCTCATGAAATTATGACACCAGAGTTTGGCTGTGGTTTGGATCAAATTCTTCGAATGGAGTCTGGTAAGGTTTCTGGTATTGTAAATGGAATCGATACAGATCTATATAATCCAGAAACGGATCCACTGTTGGATTATCATTTTAATAAATCAGACCTATCAGGAAAAGCTCAGAATAAAGCTAAACTTCAAGAAAAAGTTGGTCTTCCAGTTCGTCCCGATGTTCCAATGATTGGTATTGTGTCGCGTTTGACAAGACAGAAAGGTTTTGATGTCGTCGTTGAAGGTTTGCATCGCATGCTTCAAGAAGATGTTCAAATCGTTCTCTTGGGTACAGGTGATCCTGGTTTTGAACAAGCCTTCTCATGGTTTGGTCAAGTATTCCCAGATAAACTATCTGCCAATATTACCTTTGATGTCAAGCTAGCACAAGAAATTTATGCAGCCTGTGATATTTTCCTCATGCCAAGTCGTTTTGAACCTTGTGGACTTTCTCAAATGATGGCTATGCGTTATGGAACATTACCACTTGTTCATGAGGTGGGCGGGTTGAGAGATACTGTCCAACCGTTTAATCCAATTGAAGGAACGGGTACAGGATTTAGTTTTGACAACTTGACGTCATACTGGCTTAACTGGGCTCTTCAAACTGCTTTGGATGTTTACTATAATCATCCTGACGTTTGGAAGAGACTTCAAGTCCAAGCTATGGAATGTGACTTTTCTTGGGATACAGCTTGTCAGTCTTATCTTGATTTGTATCACAGCTTAGCAAATTAA
- the pulA gene encoding type I pullulanase — translation MYNYPVLIHYHRKDEAYKDCSFSKKPLDTVELVKEEEYFGEKFSLTQTSEKAIETMTFVITKDGVSKEYPIRFNYYPLLTEVWILDGDDTVYYSENPAIASPHYKDQNPFAFDKAINSASFDHHWGYQGELGYQVSEEETSFKLWSPTATTVQVVVYESASNDAPILKTYEMKRGNSYSYSHKYNTIGVWDLTVPESLAGRAYQYLIDFPHHQSLTRDPYTIATSPDGKRSAILSKKEHQVEGFEVKNGTEATWRLENPCQAVIYEMHIRDLTKSETSGVSPELRGTFLGAAQTGTVNHFGQSTAFDYIKELGVNYVQLQPIADRHKEYDADGNVTYNWGYDPQNYNAPETSMSTNPNDPGQVIRDLKTMIQAYHDAGIGVIMDVVYNHTFSTVDAPFQTTVPDYYYRMNRDGSYQNGTGVGNETASEHEMFRKYMIDSLLYWVNEFNIDGFRFDLMGIHDIKTMQMIRWAMDEVDPKIILYGEGWDMGTGLAPYDKAKKDNAYQLPNIGFFNDDQRNAVKGAEVYGDIKSGFVSGAATEPIVAKAILGSRELGSYLSPNQVVNYVEAHDNYNLHDLLATLHPTEDQASIMKKVETATAMNLLMQGISFMELGQEFGRTKLVPTGENGELTHDDRERAMNSYNAPDAVNQVDWDLINERQDSIEFIRQIIGLKTKSSAFSYPTYEEVYRHVFVHTAIENSGWIVYEIQEDDEHYLVVFNAKGESHYYENAGNLEMRITNSRSNQENTIDNVSVAVMNVLV, via the coding sequence ATGTACAATTATCCTGTACTTATTCATTATCATCGTAAGGATGAGGCTTATAAAGATTGTAGTTTTAGTAAAAAGCCTCTTGATACAGTTGAGTTAGTAAAAGAAGAAGAGTATTTTGGAGAAAAATTTTCTTTAACTCAAACTAGCGAAAAAGCTATCGAAACGATGACTTTTGTAATTACAAAAGACGGTGTTTCAAAAGAGTATCCAATTCGTTTCAATTATTATCCACTTCTAACGGAAGTTTGGATTTTAGATGGAGATGACACTGTTTATTATTCTGAAAATCCAGCTATTGCAAGTCCACACTATAAAGATCAAAATCCATTTGCTTTTGATAAAGCGATTAACAGTGCCAGTTTTGATCACCATTGGGGTTACCAAGGAGAGTTGGGATACCAGGTTTCCGAAGAAGAAACAAGCTTTAAACTTTGGTCGCCAACAGCAACAACTGTACAAGTTGTAGTCTATGAATCAGCTAGCAATGACGCTCCTATCCTAAAAACGTATGAGATGAAGCGTGGAAATAGTTATTCTTATAGTCACAAATATAATACAATAGGAGTTTGGGATTTGACAGTTCCTGAAAGTCTTGCAGGTCGTGCCTATCAATATCTGATTGATTTTCCACATCATCAATCATTGACACGTGATCCATATACCATCGCGACAAGTCCAGATGGCAAACGTTCAGCGATTCTTTCAAAAAAAGAACATCAAGTTGAAGGTTTTGAAGTTAAGAATGGAACGGAAGCAACTTGGCGATTAGAAAATCCTTGTCAAGCGGTTATTTACGAAATGCATATTCGTGACTTGACCAAGTCTGAAACTTCTGGTGTTTCTCCAGAATTAAGAGGAACATTCTTGGGTGCTGCCCAAACTGGAACAGTCAATCACTTCGGTCAGTCTACTGCATTTGACTACATCAAAGAACTTGGTGTGAACTATGTTCAACTGCAACCAATTGCTGATCGTCACAAAGAGTATGATGCAGATGGAAATGTGACCTACAACTGGGGTTACGATCCACAAAACTACAATGCACCAGAAACCAGCATGTCTACGAATCCAAATGATCCAGGTCAAGTCATCCGCGATTTGAAGACGATGATTCAAGCTTATCATGATGCTGGAATTGGCGTCATTATGGATGTGGTGTACAACCATACGTTTTCAACTGTTGATGCCCCATTCCAAACAACGGTTCCAGACTATTATTACCGAATGAACCGCGATGGAAGTTATCAAAATGGTACTGGTGTAGGAAACGAGACTGCTAGTGAACATGAAATGTTCCGTAAGTACATGATTGATTCACTTCTTTATTGGGTGAATGAGTTTAATATTGATGGTTTCCGCTTTGACTTGATGGGAATCCATGACATTAAAACCATGCAGATGATCCGTTGGGCAATGGATGAAGTCGATCCTAAAATCATCCTTTATGGAGAAGGTTGGGATATGGGTACTGGTCTAGCACCTTACGATAAGGCTAAGAAAGACAATGCTTATCAGTTACCTAATATTGGATTTTTCAATGATGATCAACGTAATGCGGTTAAGGGTGCTGAAGTTTATGGTGATATCAAATCAGGCTTCGTAAGTGGTGCTGCCACTGAACCAATTGTTGCCAAAGCTATCCTTGGTAGTCGTGAACTGGGCTCTTATTTAAGCCCTAATCAGGTTGTCAACTATGTAGAAGCCCATGACAACTATAACTTGCATGATTTATTAGCGACACTTCATCCAACAGAAGACCAAGCAAGTATCATGAAAAAGGTAGAAACAGCAACTGCCATGAATCTACTCATGCAAGGTATCTCCTTTATGGAACTTGGTCAAGAGTTTGGACGTACCAAACTGGTTCCTACAGGTGAAAACGGTGAGTTGACTCATGATGATCGCGAACGTGCCATGAACAGTTACAATGCTCCAGACGCTGTTAACCAGGTGGACTGGGACTTAATCAATGAGCGTCAGGATAGTATTGAATTTATTCGTCAGATTATAGGTCTTAAAACAAAGAGTAGTGCCTTTTCATACCCTACATACGAGGAAGTATACCGTCACGTCTTTGTTCACACAGCTATTGAAAATAGTGGCTGGATTGTCTATGAAATTCAGGAAGATGACGAGCATTACTTAGTGGTCTTTAATGCTAAAGGAGAATCCCACTATTATGAAAATGCGGGAAACCTTGAAATGCGAATCACTAATAGTCGTTCAAACCAAGAAAACACTATTGATAATGTGAGCGTTGCAGTTATGAATGTTTTAGTTTAA
- a CDS encoding DUF1694 domain-containing protein: MTDVSKKILEKANGGLKLNPDEQRRFLGTFEERVLGYAELATANDDKFQKAFLTILETLKKETEPLFVKISPQVEFDKQVFYLKHAKDDNCQATIVSEDHNSSPFGMVIHSDSPVQTQEKDLKKAFSDLWQEKETKAPTSFWKKWFG, translated from the coding sequence ATGACTGATGTATCAAAAAAAATATTAGAAAAAGCCAATGGTGGACTTAAGTTAAATCCAGACGAACAAAGACGTTTTCTTGGTACCTTTGAAGAACGTGTTCTTGGCTACGCTGAACTCGCTACTGCGAATGATGACAAATTTCAAAAGGCATTTTTAACAATACTAGAGACCCTAAAGAAAGAAACTGAACCTCTATTTGTCAAAATTTCTCCTCAAGTTGAATTTGACAAACAAGTCTTTTATCTAAAACATGCCAAAGATGACAATTGCCAAGCAACTATCGTTTCTGAAGATCATAACTCTTCTCCTTTCGGCATGGTCATACACAGTGATAGTCCTGTTCAAACCCAAGAAAAAGACCTTAAAAAGGCCTTTTCTGACTTATGGCAAGAGAAAGAGACGAAAGCTCCTACTTCTTTTTGGAAAAAATGGTTTGGTTAA
- the glgD gene encoding glucose-1-phosphate adenylyltransferase subunit GlgD → MKIDKYSAILGNTVGFHDMSTLTSNRPVASLPFGGKYRLIDFPLSSLANAGVRSVFGIFQQDNISSVFDHIRSGREWGLNTLLSHYYLGIYNTRVESSTVGKEYYQQLLTYLKRSGSNQTVSLNCDVLVNIDLTQVFHLHNTTKSPITVVYKKLPKKDISEVNAILDIDETDHVLSHKLFDKKAEQEYYNMSTDIFVVDTQWLIERLEEEAQKEHPEKLRYVLRDLAAESGAFAYEYTGYLANIHSVETYYQANIDMLDQHKFYSLFSPNQKIHTKVKNEEPTYYAPGCEVNTSQFASGSIVEGKVVRSVVSRNVQIHKDSLVKESIVFPRVIIGEGAQVEYAIIDKGAEVADGVVIRGTAENPVVIKKGEKVTEDILS, encoded by the coding sequence ATGAAGATTGATAAATATTCAGCGATTTTAGGAAATACCGTTGGTTTCCATGATATGTCAACCTTGACAAGTAACCGTCCTGTGGCGAGTTTGCCATTCGGAGGAAAGTATCGTTTGATTGACTTCCCACTCTCAAGTTTAGCAAATGCTGGTGTTCGAAGTGTCTTTGGAATCTTCCAACAAGATAACATCAGCTCTGTATTTGACCACATTCGTTCAGGACGTGAATGGGGCTTGAATACCCTTCTTAGCCACTACTATCTTGGAATCTACAATACTCGTGTGGAAAGTAGTACTGTTGGTAAAGAGTATTATCAACAACTCTTGACTTATTTAAAACGTTCTGGATCTAACCAAACGGTTTCCTTGAACTGTGACGTTTTGGTAAATATTGATCTTACTCAGGTTTTCCATTTGCATAATACTACAAAATCTCCTATCACAGTCGTTTATAAGAAACTACCTAAAAAGGATATTTCAGAAGTAAATGCTATCCTAGATATTGATGAAACTGACCACGTGCTCTCTCACAAACTCTTCGATAAAAAAGCTGAACAAGAATACTACAACATGTCAACGGATATCTTTGTTGTAGATACTCAATGGTTGATTGAACGTCTGGAAGAAGAAGCTCAGAAAGAACACCCAGAAAAACTACGTTATGTTCTACGTGACTTAGCAGCGGAATCAGGCGCTTTTGCATACGAGTATACTGGTTATTTAGCAAATATTCATTCTGTAGAAACATACTACCAAGCCAATATTGATATGCTTGATCAGCATAAATTCTACTCTTTATTCTCTCCAAATCAAAAAATTCATACAAAGGTGAAAAACGAAGAACCAACTTATTATGCACCTGGTTGTGAAGTAAATACTTCGCAGTTTGCTTCTGGTAGTATTGTCGAAGGTAAGGTTGTTCGTTCAGTTGTTTCGCGTAATGTTCAAATTCATAAAGATAGCTTAGTTAAAGAATCTATTGTTTTCCCTCGTGTTATCATTGGTGAAGGCGCTCAAGTTGAGTATGCAATTATTGATAAGGGTGCTGAAGTAGCTGATGGAGTTGTTATTCGTGGTACAGCAGAAAATCCTGTTGTCATCAAAAAAGGTGAAAAAGTAACAGAGGACATTCTTTCATGA
- a CDS encoding glucose-1-phosphate adenylyltransferase gives MKNEMLALILAGGQGTRLGKLTQSIAKPAVQFGGRYRIIDFALSNCANSGIHNVGVITQYQPLALNNHIGNGSSWGLDVIDSGVSILQPYSASEGNRWFEGTSHAIYQNIDYIDSINPEYVLILSGDHIYKMDYDDMLQSHKDNNASLTVAVLDVPLKEASRFGIMNTDANNRIVEFEEKPAQPKSTKASMGIYIFDWKRLRNMLVAAEKNNIDMSDFGKNVIPNYLETGESVYAYEFNGYWKDVGTIESLWEANMEYISPENALDSRNRQWKIYSRNLIAPPNFLGEFAQVEDSLVVDGCYVNGTVKHSILSTAAQVRKGAEVVDSVIMSGAVIGRGAKITRAIIGEGAIIADGVEIDGTEEVQVVGYNEVVGVATDED, from the coding sequence ATGAAGAATGAAATGCTAGCTTTAATCCTTGCCGGTGGGCAAGGAACTCGACTCGGTAAACTCACTCAAAGCATTGCAAAACCTGCTGTGCAATTTGGTGGGCGCTATCGTATCATTGACTTTGCTCTTTCTAACTGTGCCAACTCTGGTATCCACAATGTTGGTGTTATCACACAGTATCAACCTCTTGCTCTTAACAATCACATCGGAAACGGTTCTAGTTGGGGTCTTGATGTAATTGATTCAGGTGTTTCTATCCTTCAACCTTACTCTGCAAGTGAAGGAAATCGTTGGTTCGAAGGTACAAGTCATGCCATTTACCAAAATATTGACTATATCGATAGTATTAATCCTGAGTATGTTTTGATTCTTTCAGGAGACCATATCTACAAGATGGACTATGATGATATGCTCCAATCACACAAGGATAACAATGCCAGCTTGACAGTTGCTGTTTTGGATGTACCACTAAAAGAAGCTAGTCGTTTCGGTATCATGAATACAGATGCTAATAATCGCATTGTTGAATTCGAAGAAAAACCTGCCCAACCAAAATCAACCAAGGCATCAATGGGTATTTATATTTTCGATTGGAAACGTCTACGCAATATGCTAGTTGCAGCTGAAAAGAATAATATTGACATGTCAGACTTTGGAAAGAATGTTATTCCAAATTATCTTGAAACTGGTGAAAGTGTCTATGCTTATGAGTTCAATGGATACTGGAAGGATGTTGGTACCATAGAATCACTCTGGGAAGCAAATATGGAATATATTTCTCCAGAAAACGCTCTAGATAGCCGTAATCGTCAATGGAAAATCTATTCTCGTAACCTTATCGCTCCACCAAACTTCCTTGGAGAATTTGCTCAAGTAGAAGACTCTCTAGTAGTAGATGGATGTTACGTGAATGGTACTGTAAAACATTCCATTCTTTCTACAGCTGCTCAAGTTCGTAAGGGAGCAGAAGTTGTTGATTCTGTCATCATGAGTGGAGCAGTTATCGGTAGAGGTGCTAAAATTACACGTGCAATCATCGGTGAAGGTGCAATTATTGCCGATGGTGTTGAAATTGATGGTACAGAAGAAGTACAAGTAGTCGGATATAACGAAGTAGTGGGGGTAGCAACAGATGAAGATTGA
- the serB gene encoding phosphoserine phosphatase SerB: protein MNKARGLCVLDVDGTLIEEEVIDLLGKEAECEKEVALLTAQAMRGELDFEASLKRRVSLLKGLSINVFDKIYHELHLSKNAAQFIKVLQENQIEVGLVSGGFTTIVDRLAKDLGISLYTANQLEIRDDHLTGNLIDPIISREVKEKTLLSWAQELEVPFERTIAIGDGANDLKMLKSAGLGIAFCAKDIVKKEINLQVDERDFGKVLEMIDFL from the coding sequence ATGAATAAAGCTAGAGGACTCTGTGTGCTCGATGTAGATGGAACTCTGATAGAAGAAGAGGTTATTGATTTATTAGGGAAAGAGGCAGAATGCGAAAAAGAAGTTGCCCTGCTAACAGCTCAAGCTATGAGAGGAGAATTAGACTTCGAAGCAAGTTTAAAAAGACGTGTTTCTCTTCTTAAAGGTCTCTCTATCAATGTTTTTGATAAGATTTATCATGAGCTTCATCTTAGTAAGAACGCTGCCCAGTTTATTAAAGTTCTTCAAGAAAATCAGATAGAAGTCGGTTTAGTATCAGGTGGATTTACCACTATCGTGGATAGATTAGCAAAAGATTTGGGGATTTCATTATATACTGCAAATCAGCTAGAAATCAGAGATGATCATTTAACTGGAAATCTTATTGACCCTATTATAAGTAGAGAAGTTAAAGAAAAAACATTGCTCAGTTGGGCTCAAGAGTTAGAGGTACCTTTCGAGAGGACAATAGCTATCGGTGATGGAGCAAATGACTTAAAAATGCTTAAAAGTGCAGGACTTGGTATAGCCTTTTGTGCCAAGGATATTGTGAAAAAAGAAATAAATCTTCAGGTAGATGAGAGAGATTTTGGGAAAGTTTTGGAAATGATAGACTTCCTTTAG
- a CDS encoding glycerate kinase → MKIVIAPDSFKESLPAIQVAEAIKRGFEKAIPNVECLLLPVGDGGEGTVDAIKSSLGLEEKRVQVTGPFGDEVLMSYFQKEKLALFEVADLIGLAKIPFEKRNPLEIQTKGIGQLILHLIYQGIKDIYVGVGGTASNDGGIGIASGLGYQFYDKNGIVLQANGQSLFDIRKISKEGVLQIPSDVHIKILADVTNPLCGPHGATFTFGKQKGLDPSKFQEVDAAIKDFYSKIGPEILKLDGAGAGGGIAAGLCAFAEAEIVSGIQTCLDLINFDQKVVNADLVIVGEGRLDSQSLAGKAPIGVAKRTPRGVPVLAICGSLSEDLPPLPFENIVAAFSILEKSEPLADSLKKAAVYLENTAASIARIMSLR, encoded by the coding sequence ATGAAAATTGTTATAGCACCTGACTCCTTCAAGGAGAGTCTTCCTGCAATACAAGTGGCAGAAGCTATAAAAAGAGGATTCGAAAAGGCTATACCAAACGTGGAATGTTTACTTTTACCTGTTGGTGATGGAGGTGAAGGAACAGTAGACGCCATTAAAAGTTCTCTAGGTTTGGAAGAAAAAAGAGTCCAGGTAACTGGACCTTTTGGTGATGAGGTTTTGATGTCCTACTTTCAAAAAGAGAAACTAGCTCTATTTGAAGTTGCAGATTTAATAGGTCTTGCTAAAATTCCTTTTGAAAAACGTAATCCTCTAGAGATTCAAACAAAGGGAATTGGTCAACTGATTCTCCATTTGATATACCAAGGGATTAAAGATATCTACGTTGGTGTCGGTGGTACGGCTAGTAATGATGGTGGAATTGGCATTGCTTCAGGACTTGGTTATCAGTTTTATGACAAAAACGGAATTGTACTTCAAGCAAATGGTCAATCTCTATTTGATATCAGGAAAATTTCGAAGGAGGGTGTGCTTCAAATTCCTTCTGACGTACATATAAAAATACTTGCAGATGTGACCAATCCGCTTTGTGGACCTCATGGTGCTACCTTCACATTTGGAAAACAAAAGGGATTGGATCCATCTAAATTTCAAGAAGTTGATGCTGCTATTAAAGACTTCTATAGTAAAATTGGACCTGAAATATTAAAATTAGATGGTGCAGGAGCTGGTGGTGGTATTGCAGCTGGCTTGTGTGCCTTCGCTGAAGCAGAGATTGTATCTGGTATTCAAACTTGTTTGGATTTGATAAACTTCGATCAAAAAGTTGTAAATGCTGACCTAGTGATTGTTGGCGAAGGTAGACTGGACTCGCAAAGTCTAGCTGGAAAGGCGCCAATTGGAGTAGCAAAAAGAACACCTAGGGGTGTTCCAGTTCTTGCTATTTGTGGTAGTTTATCAGAGGATTTACCACCTTTACCATTTGAGAATATAGTCGCAGCTTTTTCCATACTTGAAAAAAGTGAACCGTTAGCAGATAGTTTAAAAAAAGCAGCTGTTTATTTAGAAAATACAGCTGCAAGTATTGCTCGGATCATGTCTTTGAGATAG